In Paraburkholderia sprentiae WSM5005, a genomic segment contains:
- a CDS encoding LysR family transcriptional regulator: protein MQNATYAANRVKLNFVRTLTLRQLQIFVVASRYTSFARAAEELHLTQPAVSMQIHQLEDAVGLRLFERVARKLTLTEAGEVLTHHASRILGEIKDTEDAMMSLKQADSGSINVGIVSSATYFAPKLLAMYSHLYPKVDVHFSVGNRDALLRLLQDNAIDLAIMGRPPPELDTTAEPLANHPQVVIAPLNHPLCGARRFDLQELRRDTFLLREPGSGTRMAAEVMFRQHLFTPVKTITLGSNETIKQAVMAGMGVSLISLHTLQLELRTGEIALLDVNGTPIERTWQIVHLRSKQLSPTSVMFRQFLLDHAALHLEQEYAAFAGVFAKPPVGAKR from the coding sequence ATGCAGAACGCGACTTATGCGGCGAACCGGGTCAAGCTGAATTTCGTTCGCACGCTGACCCTGAGGCAGTTGCAGATCTTCGTCGTGGCGAGCCGCTATACGAGTTTCGCGCGCGCGGCCGAGGAACTGCATCTGACCCAGCCGGCGGTGTCGATGCAGATTCATCAGCTCGAAGATGCGGTCGGCCTACGCCTGTTCGAGCGCGTCGCGCGCAAGCTGACGCTGACCGAAGCGGGCGAGGTACTGACCCATCACGCGAGCCGCATTCTCGGCGAAATCAAGGATACCGAAGACGCGATGATGTCGCTCAAGCAGGCCGACAGCGGCTCGATCAACGTCGGCATCGTCAGTTCGGCGACCTACTTCGCGCCGAAACTGCTGGCGATGTACTCGCATCTCTATCCGAAGGTCGACGTGCACTTCTCGGTCGGCAATCGCGACGCGTTGCTGCGTTTGCTGCAGGACAACGCGATCGATCTCGCGATCATGGGCCGCCCGCCCCCCGAACTCGATACGACGGCCGAGCCGCTCGCGAACCATCCCCAGGTGGTGATCGCGCCGCTGAATCATCCGTTGTGCGGCGCGCGCCGCTTCGATTTGCAGGAATTGCGCCGCGACACCTTCCTGCTGCGCGAACCGGGCTCGGGTACCCGCATGGCTGCCGAGGTGATGTTCCGGCAGCATCTGTTCACGCCCGTGAAAACCATCACGCTCGGCAGCAACGAAACGATCAAGCAGGCGGTGATGGCGGGCATGGGCGTGAGTCTGATCTCGCTGCATACGTTGCAGCTGGAGTTGCGTACCGGCGAGATCGCGCTACTCGACGTGAACGGCACGCCGATCGAGCGCACGTGGCAGATCGTGCATCTGCGCTCGAAGCAGCTTTCGCCGACCAGCGTGATGTTCCGGCAGTTTCTGCTCGACCATGCGGCGCTGCATCTGGAGCAGGAATATGCGGCGTTTGCCGGGGTGTTTGCGAAACCGCCGGTCGGCGCGAAGCGCTAG
- a CDS encoding substrate-binding domain-containing protein, whose protein sequence is MRDKRSMSVHVGIIAAALCGAALASAAVRADGPELPNNDGADGVLRVCADPNNMPLSNDKGEGYENRIAAQMASDFGYKLEYTYFPQRMGFVRHTLREKEGGSDRYRCDLIIGVPKGYDMTSTTQPYLHSTYAMVLPNRPEFASIKTPDDLLKLPPEQLHKLRFGIFSQTPAVDWLLGHNLIDQAVSYQVQSGDPAVYPGQMIEQDLRAGNVDVVFLWGPIAGYFAKRAGDSVKLVPFPPGPGIRFDYTISMGVRYGEKAWKDKVDQWIGANHDKIDSILATYQVPMLKPIDVPAAKPGDASP, encoded by the coding sequence ATGCGTGATAAGAGAAGCATGTCCGTGCATGTCGGCATCATCGCCGCCGCGCTATGCGGCGCGGCGCTCGCGAGCGCCGCGGTCCGGGCGGACGGCCCGGAGCTGCCGAACAACGACGGCGCGGACGGCGTGCTGAGAGTGTGCGCGGACCCGAACAACATGCCGTTGTCCAACGACAAGGGCGAGGGCTACGAGAACCGCATCGCGGCCCAGATGGCGAGCGATTTCGGCTACAAGCTCGAATACACGTACTTTCCGCAGCGCATGGGCTTCGTGCGCCACACCTTGCGCGAGAAAGAGGGCGGCAGCGACCGCTATCGCTGCGACCTGATCATCGGCGTGCCGAAGGGCTATGACATGACGTCGACGACGCAGCCCTATCTGCACTCGACCTACGCGATGGTGCTGCCTAACCGTCCCGAGTTCGCGAGCATCAAGACCCCCGACGACCTGCTCAAGCTGCCGCCCGAGCAACTCCACAAGCTGCGCTTCGGCATTTTTTCGCAGACGCCCGCGGTGGACTGGCTGCTCGGCCACAACCTGATCGACCAGGCGGTGTCGTACCAGGTGCAAAGCGGCGATCCGGCCGTGTACCCGGGGCAGATGATCGAACAGGACCTGCGCGCGGGCAACGTCGACGTGGTGTTCCTGTGGGGGCCGATCGCCGGTTACTTCGCGAAGCGCGCCGGCGACTCGGTCAAGCTCGTGCCGTTCCCGCCGGGGCCCGGTATCCGTTTCGACTACACGATTTCGATGGGTGTGCGTTACGGCGAGAAGGCATGGAAGGACAAGGTGGATCAATGGATCGGCGCGAATCACGACAAGATCGACAGCATCCTCGCGACCTACCAGGTGCCGATGCTCAAACCGATCGACGTGCCGGCGGCGAAGCCTGGCGACGCATCGCCATGA